In Eupeodes corollae chromosome 3, idEupCoro1.1, whole genome shotgun sequence, a single genomic region encodes these proteins:
- the LOC129952304 gene encoding ras-related protein Rab-22A, translating to MRTIEGKVVILGSRGVGKTSLVTKYIKNSLHKDIGPTIAASFFTCKVYLNEEKIKLQIWDTAGQERFRAVAPMYYRNSNAAILVFDLSQHATFTEIKSWIQELHRNVQDPMILTLVGNKLDLASARTVSRDEAYHFASSIGASYFETSAEKDQGLEQVFYATALGLVRLADEGKSRSLRAFDSCDSIAAYSNNNTALCHSNSSTQLSFHLPSVHIGIPVGNDVKVDDVGRLETPSWSIEHIAFGDEERVSWCCL from the exons atgcgaACAATTGAGGGAAAAGTTGTTATCTTAGGTTCAAGGG gaGTAGGGAAAACTAGTTTAGTtacaaaatacattaaaaactcACTCCATAAGGATATTGGGCCAACAATAGCAGCATCATTTTTTACATGCAAAGTGTATTTGAATGAGGAAAAGATTAAATTGCAA ATATGGGATACAGCAGGTCAGGAACGTTTCCGAGCTGTCGCTCCAATGTATTATCGGAATTCGAATGCAGCCATTTTGGTATTTGATTTATCTCAACATGCGACTTTTACAGAAATCAAATCTTGGATTCAAGAACTTCACCGAAATGTTCAGGATCCAATGATACTTACATTAGTAGGGAATAAACTTGATCTCGCGTCAGCAAGGACCGTATCACGAGATGAAGCATATCACTTTGCTTCATCCATTGGTGCGAGTTATTTTGAAACATCGGCTGAAAAAGATCAAGGGCTCGAACAAGTATTCTACGCTACAGCTTTGGGTTTGGTTCGGTTAGCAGATGAAGGAAAGAGTAGAAGTTTGCGCGCATTCGATTCTTGCGATTCCATAGCAGCCTACTCAAACAACAATACCGCCTTATGTCACAGCAATAGCTCTACACAACTTTCATTTCACTTACCTTCTGTTCACATTGGAATTCCAGTTGGCAACGATGTAAAGGTTGATGACGTTGGACGACTTGAAACACCATCTTGGAGCATAGAACATATTGCATTTGGTGATGAAGAACGAGTTAGTTGGTGCTGTCTCTAA
- the LOC129950184 gene encoding uncharacterized protein LOC129950184, protein MLSFFSKKKPSPDTPPEDITVKGPSEVNGEEFIIVENQHQGGPASFNNPSTMMPLYPYPPTNFGLPPSNYNNSSNASQTPVPYVMGIPFNLSPQLCTKNSFEVTQMEVDGILALMTKQMQLDIDYDFNLERGILSECY, encoded by the coding sequence ATGTtatcgttttttagtaaaaagaaaCCCAGCCCTGACACTCCACCTGAAGACATAACAGTCAAAGGTCCGTCAGAAGTGAATGGAGAGGAATTCATAATAGTGGAAAATCAACATCAAGGAGGACCTGCGTCATTTAACAATCCTTCAACAATGATGCCACTTTATCCCTATCCACCTACCAATTTTGGTTTACCACCTTCCAACTATAATAATTCATCGAATGCGTCACAAACTCCTGTCCCATATGTCATGGGCATACCTTTTAATCTTTCACCTCAATTATGCACAAAGAATAGTTTCGAAGTGACGCAGATGGAAGTTGATGGAATTCTTGCACTCATGACTAAACAAATGCAATTGGATATtgattatgattttaatttagaacGCGGAATTCTCAGTGAGTGCTATTAA
- the LOC129950183 gene encoding deoxyribonuclease TATDN1: MKPFTHLLKMQNKFIDIGANLTDSMFQGIYGSSKKHEADLDIVLKRSWEQGLKKIIITVGTLTEADAALELANKDDRLYTTIGCHPTRCNEFVSNPQDYYVGLCTKIKENPSKVIAVGECGLDYDRLHFCEKEIQKQYFEKQLSIAKDYQLPLFLHCRNSFDDFMEIIERNKDKVLPNGGVVHSFDGTLDQAKRILDYGFYIGINGCSLKTQQNLETVREIPNDRIMIETDSPWCGIRPSHAGFKLINTHFPVVKKKEKWSPSTLIDSRNEPCQIIQVMEIIAAIKGEQVEPLSSTFYNNTMELFFKNNR; the protein is encoded by the exons ATGAAACCTTTTACTCAtctattaaaaatgcaaaacaaattcATTG ATATTGGTGCCAACCTGACCGACTCCATGTTCCAAGGAATCTATGGAAGCTCAAAAAAACATGAAGCAGATCTGGATATTGTACTGAAGCGTTCATGGGAACAAGGATTAAAGAAAATCATTATAACCGTGGGAACTCTAACTGAAGCTGACGCTGCTCTTGAATTGGCTAATAAAGATG ATCGGCTTTATACAACGATTGGATGTCATCCAACACGCTGCAATGAGTTTGTATCAAACCCACAGGATTATTATGTTGGTTTGTGcacaaaaatcaaagaaaatccCTCAAAAGTAATTGCTGTGGGAGAATGTGGCTTAGACTATGATCGTTTACACTTCTGTGAAAAAGAAATACAGaagcaatattttgaaaaacaactaAGCATTGCAAAAGACTACCAGCTTCCACTTTTTTTACACTGTCGGAATTCCTTTGATGACTTCATGGAAattattgaaagaaataaagatAAAGTTTTACCAAATGGAGGAGTGGTCCACAGTTTTGATGGAACACTTGACCAAGCAAAGCGCATTTTAGATTACGGATTTTATATTGGGATAAATGGATGTTCTTTGAAGACGCAGCAGAACTTAGAAACAGTTAGAGAAATACCTAACGATAGAATAATGATTGAAACAGACAGTCCGTGGTGTGGTATACGACCGAGTCACGCCGGTTTCAAATTGATCAATACACATTTTCCtgtcgttaaaaaaaaagaaaaatggagtCCGTCAACTTTAATCGATTCCCGAAATGAACCATGTCAAATAAT ACAAGTAATGGAAATTATTGCCGCAATAAAAGGAGAGCAGGTGGAACCTCTATCAAGCACTTTTTATAACAATACtatggaattattttttaaaaacaacagatAA
- the LOC129949009 gene encoding protein SGT1 homolog, with protein MSVRHDWYQSDSKVVITVLLKNAVEKNYSVHIEREKVLMKADNYSLELNLYRPIVPEKSSHKSTSTKVEISLAKESFERWDCLEMKNVPIVTAPPPIHKQNWDKIAKEVEKSEESEAQSEEALNQLFKKIYSNASPEVQKAMNKSFSESGGTVLSTNWDEVSKAKVDVKPPDGTEFRKWD; from the coding sequence atGTCGGTGCGGCACGATTGGTACCAATCCGACTCAAAGGTCGTCATTACAGTGCTTTTGAAAAACGCAGTGGAAAAAAATTACTCGGTTCACATCGAAAGAGAAAAAGTTCTAATGAAGGCCGATAATTATTCACTTGAACTTAATTTATATCGTCCCATAGTTCCAGAAAAATCGTCCCACAAAAGCACCTCCACGAAGGTAGAAATATCTTTAGCAAAAGAATCTTTCGAACGTTGGGATTGTCTGGAGATGAAAAATGTTCCCATAGTAACTGCACCACCTCCAATCCATAAACAAAATTGGGATAAAATTGCTAAAGAAgtggaaaaaagtgaagaatCCGAGGCACAAAGCGAAGAAGCTCTTAATCAATTATTTAAGAAGATCTATAGCAATGCATCCCCCGAAGTTCAAAAGGCCATGAACAAGTCGTTTTCGGAATCTGGTGGAACTGTTCTGAGCACGAATTGGGATGAAGTTAGCAAGGCTAAGGTGGATGTCAAACCACCAGATGGCACCGAGTTTAGGAAATGGGACTAG
- the LOC129949008 gene encoding flotillin-1 isoform X1 — protein MAWGFVTCGPNEALVVSGCCYMKPLLVPGGRAFVWPSIQQVQRISLNTMTLQVESPCVYTSQGVPISVTGIAQVKIQGQNEDMLLTACEQFLGKPEAEIQHIALVTLEGHQRAIMGSMTVEEIYKDRKKFSKQVFEVASSDLINMGITVVSYTLKDIRDEEGDSKGYLKSLGMARTAEVKRDARIGEAEARCDAQIKEAIAEEQRMASRFLNDTEIAKAQRDFELKKAAYDVEVQTKKAEAEMAYELQAAKTKQRIKEEQMQVKVIERTQEIAVQDQEIQRRERELEATVRRPAEAEKYRLEKIAEANKFRVVLEAEAEAESIKIRGEAEAFAIAAKAKAEAEQMAQKAEAYREYREAAMVEMLLETLPKVAAEVAAPLSQTKKITMVSSGNGDIGAAKLTGEVLQIVNKVPELVKNITGVDIARSVHAG, from the exons atggctTGGGGATTTGTAACGTGTGGTCCAAATGAAGCTCTGGTAGTATCAG gatGTTGCTATATGAAGCCTTTGCTAGTTCCTGGAGGACGTGCTTTTGTATGGCCATCAATACAGCAAGTGCAAAG aATTTCTCTGAACACCATGACTCTTCAAGTGGAGAGTCCATGCGTGTATACCAGCCAGGGTGTGCCAATTTCAGTAACTGGCATAGCGCAAGTTAAAATTCAAGGCCAAAATGAGGACATGTTACTGACCGCTTGCGAGCAGTTTCTTGGAAAACCTGAAGCAGAAATACAACATATTGCTCTAGTGACCTTGGAAGGTCATCAGAGAGCCATAATGGGATCAATGACCGTTGAAGAAATTTACAAAGATCGAAAAAAGTTTAGCAagcaagtttttgaagttgCATCCTCTGATTTGATTAATATGGGCATTACTGTAGTTTCATACACTTTGAAGGATATACGCGATGAAGAG GGTGACTCAAAG GGATATCTAAAATCTTTGGGTATGGCACGTACTGCAGAGGTAAAACGTGACGCACGTATTGGAGAAGCTGAGGCCAGGTGTGATGCCCAAATTAAAGAAGCGATTGCCGAAGAGCAACGCATGGCGTCTCGATTCTTGAATGACACTGAAATTGCAAAAGCCCAACGggatttcgaattaaaaaaagcagCGTACGATGTAGAAGTTCAAACTAAAAAAGCCGAAGCCGAAATGGCTTATGAATTACAAGCAGCAAAGACCAAGCAGCGTATTAAGGAAGAACAAATGCAAGTAAAAGTAATTGAACGTACACAAGAAATAGCTGTACAGGATCAAGAAATTCAGCGTCGCGAAAGGGAGCTAGAAGCTACAGTACGTCGTCCAGCAGAAGCCGAAAAATACCGCTTGGAAAAAATAGCAGAAGCTAATAAATTTAGAGTTGTTTTAGAAGCTGAAGCCGAAGCCGAATCG atCAAAATTCGGGGTGAAGCAGAAGCATTTGCAATTGCAGCAAAAGCTAAAGCAGAAGCTGAGCAAATGGCACAAAAGGCGGAAGCTTATAGGGAGTACCGTGAAGCAGCAATGGTTGAAATGTTGCTAGAGACATTACCAAAG GTCGCTGCTGAAGTTGCTGCACCACTTTctcaaacaaagaaaataacaatgGTTTCCAGTGGTAATGGAGATATTGGCGCCGCTAAGCTTACAGGCGAAGTTTTGCAGATAGTGAACAAAGTGCCAGAGTTGGTGAAAAATATAACCGGTGTCGATATTGCTAGG tccGTGCATGCTGGTTAA
- the LOC129949008 gene encoding flotillin-1 isoform X2 has translation MAWGFVTCGPNEALVVSGCCYMKPLLVPGGRAFVWPSIQQVQRISLNTMTLQVESPCVYTSQGVPISVTGIAQVKIQGQNEDMLLTACEQFLGKPEAEIQHIALVTLEGHQRAIMGSMTVEEIYKDRKKFSKQVFEVASSDLINMGITVVSYTLKDIRDEEGYLKSLGMARTAEVKRDARIGEAEARCDAQIKEAIAEEQRMASRFLNDTEIAKAQRDFELKKAAYDVEVQTKKAEAEMAYELQAAKTKQRIKEEQMQVKVIERTQEIAVQDQEIQRRERELEATVRRPAEAEKYRLEKIAEANKFRVVLEAEAEAESIKIRGEAEAFAIAAKAKAEAEQMAQKAEAYREYREAAMVEMLLETLPKVAAEVAAPLSQTKKITMVSSGNGDIGAAKLTGEVLQIVNKVPELVKNITGVDIARSVHAG, from the exons atggctTGGGGATTTGTAACGTGTGGTCCAAATGAAGCTCTGGTAGTATCAG gatGTTGCTATATGAAGCCTTTGCTAGTTCCTGGAGGACGTGCTTTTGTATGGCCATCAATACAGCAAGTGCAAAG aATTTCTCTGAACACCATGACTCTTCAAGTGGAGAGTCCATGCGTGTATACCAGCCAGGGTGTGCCAATTTCAGTAACTGGCATAGCGCAAGTTAAAATTCAAGGCCAAAATGAGGACATGTTACTGACCGCTTGCGAGCAGTTTCTTGGAAAACCTGAAGCAGAAATACAACATATTGCTCTAGTGACCTTGGAAGGTCATCAGAGAGCCATAATGGGATCAATGACCGTTGAAGAAATTTACAAAGATCGAAAAAAGTTTAGCAagcaagtttttgaagttgCATCCTCTGATTTGATTAATATGGGCATTACTGTAGTTTCATACACTTTGAAGGATATACGCGATGAAGAG GGATATCTAAAATCTTTGGGTATGGCACGTACTGCAGAGGTAAAACGTGACGCACGTATTGGAGAAGCTGAGGCCAGGTGTGATGCCCAAATTAAAGAAGCGATTGCCGAAGAGCAACGCATGGCGTCTCGATTCTTGAATGACACTGAAATTGCAAAAGCCCAACGggatttcgaattaaaaaaagcagCGTACGATGTAGAAGTTCAAACTAAAAAAGCCGAAGCCGAAATGGCTTATGAATTACAAGCAGCAAAGACCAAGCAGCGTATTAAGGAAGAACAAATGCAAGTAAAAGTAATTGAACGTACACAAGAAATAGCTGTACAGGATCAAGAAATTCAGCGTCGCGAAAGGGAGCTAGAAGCTACAGTACGTCGTCCAGCAGAAGCCGAAAAATACCGCTTGGAAAAAATAGCAGAAGCTAATAAATTTAGAGTTGTTTTAGAAGCTGAAGCCGAAGCCGAATCG atCAAAATTCGGGGTGAAGCAGAAGCATTTGCAATTGCAGCAAAAGCTAAAGCAGAAGCTGAGCAAATGGCACAAAAGGCGGAAGCTTATAGGGAGTACCGTGAAGCAGCAATGGTTGAAATGTTGCTAGAGACATTACCAAAG GTCGCTGCTGAAGTTGCTGCACCACTTTctcaaacaaagaaaataacaatgGTTTCCAGTGGTAATGGAGATATTGGCGCCGCTAAGCTTACAGGCGAAGTTTTGCAGATAGTGAACAAAGTGCCAGAGTTGGTGAAAAATATAACCGGTGTCGATATTGCTAGG tccGTGCATGCTGGTTAA
- the LOC129952152 gene encoding chromatin assembly factor 1 subunit B has protein sequence MKCKIPEISWHNRDPVLSVDIQPKTEESSLYRLASGGTDSHVLIWSLSLNESGEVSLEVAADLTRHQRAVNAVKWSPNGKLLASGDDESVVFIWKQKDESEPMMYIFDNTNEQDKEIWITMKVLRGHMEDIYDLSWSPSSQFLVSGSVDNTAIIWDVQKGKSVSILKDHKGFVQGVAWDPKNQYIATLSTDRILRIFDTQTKKVVHRISKSVLPVPKENDLHEKKVRLYHDDTLQTFFRRLCFSPDGKLLFTPAGVADYDGASNVLHTTYVYSRFSLKQPSLVLPSPDQYTVAVKCCPILFKLRNKAEPGSAVIPLPYRVIFAVATKSSVYLYDTQQKVPFGLISNIHYTRLTDIAWSSDGRIMIVSSTDGFCSIITFDDGELGEKYEDSSILQPLEVTCDKKNGKNKQKENVNGNKKLDSENVGMINKKIAETLGFPVEKISHDLIIDKDIISSEEKFESPEKKLRTATPILVRRHPRTPSSNTTKDSSDNAQSNKSHLEFSPLSTQKTTLDKGSSKKATPIAFRRQPRALIPTAVEKTAIVEEAMDAWPIKLDSPENSVAVQQSSKSSNKLDKIEQVNSENATSTIKEVQNQEASNDCTEDIHLVYEESVDETQNQKEALTDGVTSTKSSLLENKEQSANSEVVEKPCGIHGTPERKNTRRVELKTISTPKSKKKL, from the exons ATGAAATGCAAAATTCCTGAAATATCCTGGCATAATCGGGACCCAGTTCTAAGTGTTGATATTCAACCGAAAACTGAAGAATCTTCATTATACCGTTTGGCATCTGGAGGTACAGATTCACATGTTCTAATTTGGAGCCTTTCTTTGAATGAATCTGGCGAAGTGTCGTTGGAAGTTGCCGCTGATTTAACAAGACACCAAAGAGCTGTCAATGCTGTAAAGTGGTCTCCAAATGGAAAACTCTTAGCTTCTGGTGATGACGAAAGTGTAGTGTTTATTTGGAAGCAAAAAGACGAAAGTGAGCCCATGATGTACATTTTTGACAATACCAACGAACAGGACAAGGAAATTTGGATAACAATGAAAGTTCTGCGAGGGCATATGGAAGATATATATGATTTGAGCTGGTCTCCGAGTTCTCAATTTCTTGTCAGTGGATCTGTTGACAACACAGCCATCATTTGGGATGTTCAAAAAGGGAAGTCGGTCTCGATTCTAAAAGATCATAAAGGCTTTGTTCAAGGCGTGGCATGGGATCCTAAAAACCAATATATTGCTACTCTGAGCACAGACAG aattttgaggATCTTCGACACACAAACTAAAAAGGTGGTTCACAGAATCAGTAAGTCAGTATTGCCTGTGCCAAAGGAAAATGATTTGCATGAGAAAAAAGTGCGTTTGTATCATGACGATACGCTGCAAACATTCTTTCGACGCTTGTGTTTCTCTCCAGATGGGAAACTATTATTTACTCCAGCTGGAGTTGCTGATTACGACGGAGCTTCGAATGTCCTTCATACCACTTATGTATACAGTCGGTTCTCCCTTAAGCAACCTTCTTTGGTTCTACCCTCACCTGATCAGTATACAGTTGCAGTTAAATGTTGCCCCATTTTATTCAAACTACGCAACAAAGCAGAACCTGGATCCGCTGTTATTCCGCTTCCATATAGGGTGATATTTGCTGTTGCGACAAAGAGTTCTGTGTATCTCTACGACACTCAGCAGAAAGTCCCGTTTGGTCTAATTTCCAATATACACTATACTCGCCTCACAGATATTGCTTGGTCCAGTGATGGCAGAATAATGATTGTTTCTAGTACAGATGGATTTTGTTCTATTATAACTTTTGATGATGGTGAATTAGGAGAGAAATATGAAGACTCAAGTATTCTTCAGCCCCTGGAGGTAACATGTGATAAGAAAAAtggtaaaaacaaacaaaaagaaaatgtcaaTGGCAACAAGAAATTGGATTCTGAAAACGTGGGtatgataaataaaaagataGCAGAAACTTTAGGTTTTCCTGTAGAAAAGATTTCACATGATCTTATTATTGACAAAGATATCATAAGTTCagaagaaaaatttgaatcccCTGAGAAAAAGTTGCGGACAGCAACTCCGATTCTTGTTCGAAGGCATCCCCGAACGCCAAGTAGTAATACTACTAAAGATTCCTCGGACAATGCACAGTCTAATAAATCACATTTGGAATTTAGTCCACTTTCaacacagaaaacaactttAGACAAAGGAAGTAGTAAAAAAGCAACACCAATCGCGTTTCGCCGACAACCCCGTGCGCTCATTCCAACAGCAGTTGAAAAAACTGCTATTGTTGAAGAAGCGATGGATGCTTGGCCCATCAAATTAGACTCGCCTGAAAATAGTGTCGCAGTCCAACAATCCTCAAAGTCATCAAATAAACTCGATAAAATAGAGCAAGTTAATAGCGAAAACGCCACTTCCACAATCAAAGAAGTACAAAACCAAGAAGCGTCAAACGATTGCACAGAAGATATTCATTTGGTATACGAAGAATCTGTTGACGAAActcaaaaccaaaaagaagCGTTAACCGATGGAGTAACTTCAACAAAATCCTCACTTCTTGAAAATAAGGAACAATCTGCAAACTCAGAGGTGGTTGAAAAACCTTGTGGCATTCATGGAACTCCGGAGCGGAAAAACACAAGAAGAGTAGAATTAAAGACTATTTCTAccccaaaatcaaaaaaaaaattgtga
- the LOC129950044 gene encoding lachesin, producing MVNALSLSILLALLCSFSYAQRTPTISYITQEQIKDIGGTVEFDCSVQYAKEYSVVWIKMDSEPVFLSTGSTLVIKDSRFALRYDPNSSTYKLQVKDIQETDAGTYQCQVVISVVHRVTAGVKLSVRRPPVISDNSTQSIVASEGNEVQMECYAGGYPTPTITWRRENNAILPTDSATFTGNVLKIISVKKEDRGTYYCVADNGVSKGDRRNVNLEVEFAPVITVPRPRLGQALQHDMDLECHIEAYPPPAIVWMKDDIQLSNNQHYSISHFATADEFTDSTLRVITIEKRQYGDYVCKAVNKLGQADSKVNLFETVIPVCPPACGQAYYGGAVYLPNATFATMGILLAALFAR from the exons atgGTGAATGCTTTAAGCTTATCAATACTCCTCGCATTGTTATGTTCATTTAGTTATGCGCAAAGAACACCAACTATATCCTACATCACACAGGAGCAAATCAAAGACATTGGTGGGACGGTTGAATTTGATTGTTCTGTGCAGTACGCTAAGGAATACTCTGTAGTTTGGATTAAAATGGACAGTGAACCCGTTTTTCTATCAACGGGTAGCACTCTAGTTATTAAGGATTCACGATTTGCACTCCGATATGATCCAAACTCATCAACTTATAAATTACAAGTCAAAGATATCCAAGAAACGGACGCGGGAACGTATCAATGTCAGGTAGTTATTTCGGTGGTACATAGAGTTACCGCCGGTGTTAAACTATCCGTAAGAAGGCCACCTGTTATTTCGGATAATTCGACCCAATCAATTGTGGCTTCCGAAGGCAATGAAGTGCAAATGGAATGTTATGCTGGTGGCTACCCAACCCCAACGATAACTTGGCGTCGCGAGAACAACGCCATCTTACCAACAG ATAGCGCAACCTTCACCGGAAACgttctaaaaataatatcgGTAAAAAAAGAAGACCGCGGAACTTATTACTGCGTTGCCGATAATGGAGTCAGTAAAGGAGATCGACGTAACGTAAACTTAGAAGTTGAATTCGCCCCAGTAATAACAGTTCCCCGCCCACGTCTTGGTCAAGCCCTTCAACACGACATGGATCTCGAGTGTCACATTGAAGCTTATCCACCACCAGCTATTGTTTGGATGAAGGATGATATTCAACTTTCAAACAATCAACATTACAGTATTTCACATTTCGCCACGGCTGATGAATTCACAGATTCAACTCTGCGAGTTATAACGATTGAAAAGCGACAATACGGCGATTATGTATGCAAGGCTGTCAACAAGTTAGGCCAAGCCGAttctaaagtaaatttgtttgaaaccgTTATCCCAGTATGTCCTCCGGCTTGCGGACAGGCATATTATGGTGGGGCTGTGTATTTACCAAATGCTACATTCGCTACTATGGGAATATTATTAGCAGCTCTATTTGCTAGATAA